In Trifolium pratense cultivar HEN17-A07 linkage group LG7, ARS_RC_1.1, whole genome shotgun sequence, a genomic segment contains:
- the LOC123899234 gene encoding histone-lysine N-methyltransferase EZ3-like isoform X1 translates to MEISSYMHDGGVSMPYRSIIAASSIMNDSGKIDRICGDGTLGEPPRPGQSQCENMRLLLRQQQRIILGRSDVAGWAAFVKNPVNKNDYLGEYMGELILHREADKRGKIYDLANSSFLLI, encoded by the exons ATGGAAATATCTAGTTACATGCACGATGGAGGAGTGTCAATGCCCTACAGGTCTATTATTGCAGCTAGTTCAATCATGAATGACAGCGGAAAAATTGACAGAAT CTGTGGGGATGGTACATTGGGGGAGCCACCACGTCCTGGGCAAAGTCAATGCGAAAATATGAGACTTCTTTTAAGGCAACAACAAAGG ATTATCTTGGGGAGGTCTGATGTTGCAGGATGGGCAGCCTTCGTAAAG AATCCTGTTAACAAAAATGACTACCTAGGAGAGTACATGGGTGAGCTGATCTTGCACAGAGAAGCTGATAAGCGTGGGAAAATATATGATCTAGCgaattcatcttttcttttaatttga
- the LOC123899234 gene encoding histone-lysine N-methyltransferase EZ3-like isoform X2, which translates to MEISSYMHDGGVSMPYSCGDGTLGEPPRPGQSQCENMRLLLRQQQRIILGRSDVAGWAAFVKNPVNKNDYLGEYMGELILHREADKRGKIYDLANSSFLLI; encoded by the exons ATGGAAATATCTAGTTACATGCACGATGGAGGAGTGTCAATGCCCTACAG CTGTGGGGATGGTACATTGGGGGAGCCACCACGTCCTGGGCAAAGTCAATGCGAAAATATGAGACTTCTTTTAAGGCAACAACAAAGG ATTATCTTGGGGAGGTCTGATGTTGCAGGATGGGCAGCCTTCGTAAAG AATCCTGTTAACAAAAATGACTACCTAGGAGAGTACATGGGTGAGCTGATCTTGCACAGAGAAGCTGATAAGCGTGGGAAAATATATGATCTAGCgaattcatcttttcttttaatttga